Proteins from one Triticum aestivum cultivar Chinese Spring chromosome 7A, IWGSC CS RefSeq v2.1, whole genome shotgun sequence genomic window:
- the LOC123148035 gene encoding ent-kaurene oxidase 2 has translation MESLLAALPAGGGGAVAAAAAAVGGLAAAAALAAKAGVVGTGRTNAPPAVPGLPLIGNLHQLKEKKPHKTFAKWSDIYGPIYTIKTGASSVAVLNSSEVAKEAMVAKYSSISTRKLPKALSVLTRDKTMVATSDYGDFHKMVKRLVMLGMLGSSAQRQFRDTRDMMMDNMLSTFHTLVTDDPHSPLNFREVFKDELFRLSLIQSLGEDVGSVYVKEFGREISKDEIYQITVVDMMMCAIDVDWRDFFPYLSWIPNKSFENRVLITESRRTAVMQALIHQQKKRIARGEARASYLDFLLAEKALTDEQLMMLVWEAVIEAADTTLVTTEWAMYELAKNPEKQDRLYQEIREVCGDETVTEDHVPRLPYLSAVFHETLRFHSPVPLVPPRFVHETTKLAGYDVPAGTEIVINLFGCNMNKKDWEEPEDWRPERFMDGRFEAADMYKTMAFGAGRRSCAGSLQATTISCAAIARFVQDFAWRLKEGDEDKVDTVQLTSYKLHPLYVYLSPRGRK, from the exons ATGGAGTCCCTGCTTGCGGCGCTCCCGGCGGGCGGAGGAGGTGCGGTCGCTGCCGCTGCCGCGGCCGTCGGCGGGCTGGCCGCGGCCGCCGCGCTCGCCGCCAAGGCCGGCGTCGTCGGGACGGGCCGCACCAACGCGCCCCCAG CTGTTCCTGGTTTACCTCTTATTGGAAATCTGCACCAGTTAAAAGAGAAGAAACCCCATAAGACCTTCGCAAAATGGTCTGATATTTATGGGCCAATATACACCATAAAGACTGGGGCTTCATCAGTAGCTGTGCTCAACTCTTCTGAAGTAGCCAAGGAG GCTATGGTTGCGAAATACTCATCCATTTCTACTCGTAAGCTACCTAAAGCATTGTCAGTGCTGACTCGTGATAAAACGATGGTTGCTACAAGTGACTACGGTGACTTCCACAAAATGGTGAAGCGTTTAGTTATGTTGGGCATGTTGGGCTCTTCTGCTCAG AGACAATTTAGGGACACAAGAGACATGATGATGGACAACATGTTAAGCACTTTCCATACGTTGGTGACTGACGACCCACATTCTCCTCTGAACTTCAGAGAAGTTTTCAAGGACGAGCTGTTCCGCCTGTCCTTGATCCAG AGTTTAGGCGAGGATGTGGGTTCAGTTTATGTGAAGGAGTTTGGGAGGGAGATATCGAAGGATGAAATCTACCAGATCACTGTGGTTGACATGATGATGTGTGCAATCGATGTTGATTGGAGGGATTTCTTCCCATACCTCAGCTGGATTCCCAACAAAAGCTTCGAAAACAGAGTACTTATCACAGAATCTAGGCGAACCGCGGTGATGCAAGCCTTGATCCATCAACAGAAGAAAAGAATTGCGCGCGGCGAG GCCAGGGCATCCTATCTGGACTTCTTGCTGGCAGAGAAGGCACTGACAGACGAACAGTTGATGATGCTGGTGTGGGAGGCAGTCATCGAGGCTGCAGATACTACTTTGGTGACGACCGAGTGGGCAATGTATGAGCTTGCTAAAAACCCAGAAAAACAG GATCGGCTCTACCAGGAGATCCGGGAGGTGTGCGGCGACGAGACGGTCACCGAGGATCACGTGCCACGGCTGCCGTACCTCAGCGCCGTGTTTCATGAGACGCTAAGGTTCCATTCTCCTGTCCCACTGGTGCCTCCAAGGTTTGTCCATGAGACCACCAAACTGGCCGGCTACGACGTCCCAGCCGGCACCGAG ATAGTCATCAATCTGTTCGGGTGCAACATGAACAAGAAGGATTGGGAGGAGCCCGAGGATTGGAGGCCGGAGAGGTTCATGGATGGGAGGTTCGAGGCCGCGGACATGTACAAGACCATGGCATTCGGCGCCGGGAGGAGGTCCTGCGCCGGGAGCCTGCAGGCGACGACCATCTCGTGCGCTGCCATTGCGCGCTTCGTGCAGGACTTTGCCTGGAGGCTCAAGGAAGGCGACGAGGACAAGGTGGACACCGTGCAGCTCACCAGCTACAAGCTCCATCCGTTGTACGTGTATCTCTCACCGAGAGGGAGGAAGTGA